In Chelmon rostratus isolate fCheRos1 chromosome 4, fCheRos1.pri, whole genome shotgun sequence, a genomic segment contains:
- the polrmt gene encoding DNA-directed RNA polymerase, mitochondrial, with product MSLLRVCAFAKCVNRRSLFEKCAFRLSFADSCQLCVSRRSGAVRRISETPFYLQRSNVSFVIPKAEDGKKRVLEQSHLLDVLEARIHQLQSDIVLDVKHAKVQFVKAHSSGGGVLSGKGPKSKPQEKTCILKSGQTVAKGAPASQPSRWIKKLTEEKKKKLKKQQHLQQTIQKNVKEKPIAKAKGSKSSSMLPGTAHKTILTTAKKTVPLNKKSRGDMTLSDEMCAAVSSTVTSTAATAATATEGTAAMPHKVSKGKRKHSKSQVLGEEVQRTVTDAQDEAKELAEHERRLSKQVSPWTSSNKPECLQEDSEATAGGDIQLSIQSYLEACVFAGDNERAHRSLLRQHRVLNRRKHLNTDTYNIMMRMSAKKGTLNQIGRIFILLEEAGLKPNLGSYCAALECMGRNSNCPPKIVTRCLSQIEEDGLSLDDLFKQCVFRQDERDMVIKAVRIVQPDYQPKLNMTTSQCTSSLVQDFYTKREDYHYPKLDFTQEELQERFKRQLSMEQACSVTIDSVEAAKPITENIAKMRELLADQRAQWQKILLQALRESKMILAKTNTKGYRLNLYPYLCLLKDREYVDIMIQSVANLPLSGESLMTLARDLGNRVYTMCSVRQKYQIEMMEKLGNIYYAYADLLAKDTKESHVLPREQWCKLEMEESLGPTLQGGETYWPYTLPLELGTYMVDIMVKNLKINSDILNPAQDRKRIPILYHMYTFRSTRQIGFIKPHPILVQMQQEAMETKLTFDSFVMPMLCPPIPWISVKFGAYLLTPTKLMRTVEGATQHTELLEKCQNLNAVLDSLNQLGNCAWRINKPLLDIIISIFNDRGNDKLDIPPPLSEAPKIPQFNSHDPTYTVSEKAHMKREIVNAKKKYSEMHSLRMDALYKLSIANHMRDEIFWFPHNMDFRGRTYPCPPYFNHLGSDVTRAILVFAEGKPLGPKGLDWLKIHLVNLTGLKKRSSLQGRLEYANTIMEDILDSADNPLNGKKWWMNADEPWQALACCMEISNAVRSPDPTRFISHFPVHQDGSCNGLQHYAALGRDVIGATSVNLMPCEVPQDVYSGVAQQVEEFRARDAMNGLKIAQVLEGFISRKVVKQTVMTVVYGVTRYGGRLQIEKRLKEIDDFPKEHVWDASHYLVRMVFSGLKEMFTGTREIQDWLTESARLISKSGHTVEWVTPLGLPIIQPYHRTRSQMLRSSIQHINLQISHDTKERPDTVKQKNAFPPNFIHSLDSTHMMLTALYCYSAGLTFVSVHDCFWTHALTVDTMNKVCREQFVALHNQPILQELSNFLLQKYCTRIPTEAKNKKYQEYRRLMLLLAKVPQTGDFDLQQVKESTYFFS from the exons ATGTCACTCCTCAGGGTATGTGCTTTTGCCAAATGTGTGAACCGTCGCAGTTTATTTGAGAAGTGTGCTTTTCGCCTGTCTTTTGCGGActcctgtcagctgtgtgtgtcgaGAAGGAGCGGCGCAGTGAGGCGAATATCAG agACACCCTTTTATCTTCAAAGAAGCAATGTTTCATTTGTAATCCCAAAGGCAGAAGATGGAAAGAAACGTGTTCTGGAACAGTCTCACTTGTTAGACG TGCTTGAGGCCAGGATCCACCAACTCCAATCTGACATCGTTCTAGATGTCAAACATGCAAAGGTGCAATTTGTTAAAGCCCACTCCTCTGGAGGAGGGGTTTTATCTGGTAAGGGTCCCAAAAGCAAACCTCAGGAGAAAACATGCATTCTTAAATCTGGACAGACTGTTGCTAAAGGAGCCCCTGCATCTCAGCCCAGCCGCTGGATTAAAAAATTaactgaggagaagaaaaagaaactcaagaaacagcagcacctCCAGCAGACTATACAGAAGAATGTCAAGGAGAAGCCTATTGCCAAAGCTAAAGGTAGCAAAAGCAGCTCAATGCTCCCTGGTACAGCACATAAAACTATACTTACCACAGCTAAAAAGACTGTGCCCTTGAATAAGAAGAGCAGAGGTGACATGACACTGTCTGATGAgatgtgtgctgcagtttcttcAACGGTTACCtccactgctgctactgctgctactgctacagAAGGAACAGCAGCCATGCCACATAAAGTATCTAAAGGGAAACGGAAGCATTCTAAAAGTCAGGTTCTCGGTGAAGAGGTCCAGAGGACTGTTACTGATGCCCAGGACGAGGCCAAGGAGCTGGCTGAGCATGAGAGGAGGCTCAGTAAGCAAGTAAGCCCGTGGACATCTTCAAATAAACCAGAATGCCTGCAGGAGGACAGTGAAGCAACGGCAGGCGGGGACATCCAGCTAAGCATCCAGTCTTACCTGGaggcgtgtgtgtttgctggggACAATGAGAGGGCACACCGTTCCCTGCTCAGACAGCACAGAGTTTTGAATCGACGTAAACATCTGAACACAGACACGTACAACATCATGATGAGGATGTCGGCCAAGAAG GGCACGTTAAATCAGATTGGCCGCATATTCATTTTGTTAGAAGAGGCTGGTCTGAAGCCAAATCTGGGATCCTACTGTGCTGCCTTAGAGTGTATGGGCCGCAATTCCAATTGCCCCCCAAAGATTGTAACAAg GTGCCTGAGCCAGATTGAGGAGGATGGCCTGTCTTTGGATGACCTGTTCAAGCAGTGTGTTTTCCGGCAAGATGAGAGAGACATGGTGATAAAGGCTGTGCGCATCGTCCAGCCCGACTACCAGCCCAAGCTCAACATGACCACAAGCCAGTGCACTTCATCGCTGGTGCAGGACTTCTACACAAAG AGGGAAGACTACCATTACCCAAAACTGGACTTCACTCAGGAGGAGCTTCAGGAGCGTTTCAAACGTCAGCTCAGCATGGAACAAGCCTGCAGTGTCACCATCGACTCTGTGGAGGCTGCCAAGCCCATCACTGAAAACATAGCCAAAATG agggagctgctggCGGATCAGCGGGCACAGTGGCAGAAGATCCTCCTCCAGGCCCTGAGGGAGAGCAAGATGATCCTGGCTAAGACCAACACCAAGGGCTACAGGCTTAACCTTTATCCCTATCTCTGTCTGCTGAAGGATCGCGAGTATGTTGACATCATGATACAG AGCGTTGCCAACCTGCCTCTCAGTGGAGAGTCACTGATGACTTTAGCCAGAGATCTGGGCAACAGGGTCTACACCATGTGCTCTGTGCGGCAGAAGTACCAAATTGAGATGATGGAAAAGTTGGGCAACATTTACTACGCTTACGCAGACCTGCTGGCCAAAGACACCAAG GAGTCTCACGTCCTTCCTCGGGAGCAGTGGTGTAAGCTTGAGATGGAAGAGAGTTTAGGACCCACGCTGCAGGGTGGAGAGACCTATTGGCCTTACACACTACCTCTGGAGCTGGGCACTTACATGGTGGATATAATGGTCAAGAACCTGAAAATTAATAGCGACATCCTGAACCCGGCTCAAGACAGGAAGCGCATCCCCATCCTCTACCACATGTACACCTTCCGTAGCACACGACAG ATCGGCTTCATCAAGCCCCACCCAATACTGGTCCAGATGCAGCAGGAGGCCATGGAGACCAAGCTGACCTTTGACTCCTTTGTGATGCCGATGCTGTGCCCTCCTATACCCTGGATTTCTGTAAAGTTTGGAGCCTACCTGCTGACACCTACCAAGCTGATGCGCACGGTGGAAGGGGCCACACAACATACGGAGTTGTTGGAGAAATGCCAGAACCTCAATGCAGTCTTGGACTCTCTCAATCAGCTTGGGAACTGTGCCTGGAGGATCAACAAACCCTTGTTGGATATTATTATTTCCATCTTCAATGATCGGGGTAATGATAAGTTGGAcatcccccctcctctgtcagaGGCCCCCAAAATACCCCAGTtcaactcccatgatcccactTACACTGTTTCTGAGAAAGCCCACATGAAGAGGGAGATCGTTAATGCcaaaaagaaatacagtgaGATGCACAGCCTGCGCATGGATGCGCTGTATAAACTCTCCATCGCCAACCACATGCGGGATGAGATCTTCTGGTTCCCTCATAACATGGACTTCCGGGGACGTACCTACCCCTGTCCTCCGTACTTTAATCACCtaggaagtgatgtcacacgGGCTATCCTTGTGTTTGCAGAGGGGAAGCCCCTCGGTCCGAAGGGCCTGGACTGGCTTAAGATTCACTTAGTCAATTTGACAGgactgaagaagaggagctcACTGCAGGGACGGCTGGAGTACGCCAACACTATCATGGAGGACATACTGGACTCTGCTGACAACCCTCTCAAT GGTAAGAAGTGGTGGATGAATGCAGATGAGCCTTGGCAGGCTCTGGCCTGCTGCATGGAGATATCCAATGCTGTGAGATCTCCCGATCCAACACGGTTCATCTCTCATTTCCCTGTTCACCAG gACGGCTCCTGTAATGGTCTCCAGCACTACGCTGCTCTGGGCAGAGATGTTATTGGGGCCACGTCAGTCAACCTCATGCCCTGTGAGGTGCCCCAGGATGTGTACAGTGGAGTAGCACAGCAG GTGGAGGAGTTCAGAGCTCGGGATGCAATGAACGGTCTGAAGATCGCCCAGGTCTTGGAGGGCTTCATCAGCAGGAAGGTGGTCAAACAGACCGTGATGACTGTGGTGTACGGGGTCACACGGTACGGGGGACGCCTCCAGATAGAGAAAAGACTGAAGGAGATTGATGACTTCCCCAAG GAGCATGTGTGGGATGCATCTCATTACCTGGTGCGTATGGTCTTCTCTGGCTTAAAGGAGATGTTTACAGGGACCAGAGAAATCCAG GATTGGCTGACAGAGAGCGCCAGGCTCATTTCCAAGTCTGGCCACACTGTGGAGTGGGTGACACCCCTTGGTTTACCCATCATTCAGCCATACCACCGCACACGCAGCCAAATG CTGAGGAGTTCAATACAACATATCAACCTCCAGATCAGCCACGACACCAAAGA